In Falco naumanni isolate bFalNau1 chromosome 5, bFalNau1.pat, whole genome shotgun sequence, the following are encoded in one genomic region:
- the LOC121089683 gene encoding alpha-2-macroglobulin-like isoform X3 has translation MGPGPQPLSPPAPGLFAESSYKEADGAESGGELQGAGKQQHRTRLGVCLTRHNLLCTMRKDSPHSKPNIFLLLLFLLPGNTSPTTEPQYMVLLPFLIHTDSPEKVCVQLTHLNESVTLSATLEYQGENRSLIDDVVSEQDVFTCIPFSLPKFNSSTSVAFLTVMVKGATLQFRSRKSVLVKDSESLVFVQTDKPIYKPGQTVLFRIVSLDKDFYPLNEKFPFVYVQDPQRNRVYQWQGVELETGLKQLSFPLTSDPIQGSYKIVVQKSFSSHVEHSFSVEEYVLPKYEVLVKLPKMITIKDKELSVSVCGLYTYGKPVPGLVNVQVCRKFSHSASNCYGKEAEAVCEEFTRQADAHGCVSAVVRTKIFQLQRRGYEMNIEVQGKITEDGTGIEMTGTGLCEITSIMSKISFDLLDSQYRPGIPLFGRVKLVDGTDVPIANETIMISVDGDSYKGNYTTDEQGQSWFSIDTTTFTQASLEIRADHKPELNCYDSDWITPSYEHAMRRINRFYSPSKSFLKIEPKPETLSCGSPTEIQVHYIFTPEAIGEQKKIAIYYLVMAKGDIMLANTHNLTVNPGEAYGTFQLTFPVEAAIAPLARMLVYTISPSGEVIASSADFQTESCLPNKVKLSFVPKEGLPASNTRLQLHASPRSLCALRAVDKSVLLMKPEDELSPSSVYDLLPLKEIRGYSFKDHYLEEDNVNPCVSLDNLLLNGFVYIPISPDGEGDAYDILKELGLKVFTSSKIHKPEICQHYPGHMMERSYITAWNLLEDVDYEITDHIVAGNPVETVRKYFPETWIWDIVSVNSEGNADLDVTIPDTITEWKANAFCTSAATGFGLSPTVSLRAFQPFFVELTMPYSVVRGESFTLKATVFNYLSACIRVTVSLAESTHFLATPVEKQEESYCVCMNGRKTVAWAVTPRSLGQVELSVSTEALQNQQPCGNAVVETPEKGRKDTVIRQLLVEPEGIEMETTYNSVLCASEKSISEPVSLVLPETVVDGSARAYFSVLGDIMGTAMQNLHQLLQMPFGCGEQNMVLFAPNIYVLDYLNKTGQLSEEVKSKAIGYLVSGYQRQLKYKHWDGSYSTFGPRYGQVGNTWLTAFVLKSFAQARPHIFIDEKHIQDALVWLTQKQKENGCFRSSGTLLNNAMKGGVNDEITLTAYIIIALLEIPLPVTHSVVRNALFCLETAADEKENHVYTKALMAYAFSLAGKEDKRKALLGSLEKEAVKKDGSVHWQRPGKEPEVDLPYYRHRAPSAEVEMTAYVLLAHLTTQPAPSQEELSFASLIAKWISGQQNPNGGFSSTQDTVVALQALSLYGAVTYAKSGAASKVTLRSGGDFQQDFQVDPTNRLLLQRVPLPQVPGEYSTEVSGEGCVYLQTSLRYNVQPTQEDAPFMLHVYTSPETCADSKAHKVFDIGINVSYTGERNGSNMVIVDVKMLSGFIPVKSSVRKLESHRVIERTELSTNHVLVYLEKLGSETLSFSFAVERDIPVQGLKPAQVKVYDYYETDEFATQEYSAPCATEEVDQDNA, from the exons GCAGTATATGGTGCTACTGCCCTTTCTGATACACACTGATTCTCCTGAGAAAGTCTGTGTTCAGCTGACCCACCTGAACGAGTCCGTGACGCTGAGTGCCACACTCGAGTATCAAGGGGAAAACAGGAGCTTGATTGATGATGTGGTGTCAGAGCAGGATGTGTTCACCTGCATCCCTTTCTCT CTTCCGAAGTTCAATAGCAGCACATCAGTGGCATTTCTCACTGTGATGGTGAAGGGGGCGACACTGCAGTTCAGGAGCCGCAAGTCGGTGCTGGTCAAGGATTCTGAGAGCTTGGTCTTCGTCCAGACAGACAAACCCATCTACAAGCCTGGACAGACAG TTCTGTTTCGGATCGTCTCTCTGGACAAAGATTTCTACCCGCTGAATGAGAAG ttTCCATTTGTCTATGTTCAG GATCCCCAGAGGAACCGTGTGTACCAGTGGCAAGGGGTGGAACTAGAGACTGGCCTTAAACAGCTCTCTTTCCCCCTCACCTCGGACCCCATCCAAGGCTCCTACAAAATAGTTGTGCAGAAAAGCTTCTCATCCCATGTGGAGCACTCCTTCAGTGTGGAGGAATACG TGCTGCCCAAGTACGAGGTCCTGGTGAAGCTGCCCAAGATGATCACTATTAAGGACAAGGAGCTTTCAGTGTCTGTCTGTGGTCT GTACACCTATGGGAAGCCTGTTCCTGGTTTGGTGAATGTGCAAGTGTGCCGGAAATTTTCCCATTCTGCTTCAAATTGTTatggaaaagaagcagaagctgtGTGTGAAGAATTCACTAGGCAG GCAGATGCTCATGGGTGTGTTTCTGCTGTAGTAAGGACCAAGATATTTCAGCTCCAGCGCAGGGGATATGAGATGAACATCGAGGTACAAGGCAAGATCACAGAAGATGGCACAG GAATAGAGATGACTGGAACAGGCCTCTGTGAAATCACATCCATCATGAGCAAAATCAGCTTTGACTTGCTGGACTCTCAGTACAGACCAGGAATCCCACTCTTTGGGAGG GTGAAGCTGGTAGATGGCACTGATGTTCCAATTGCCAATGAAACCATCATGATTTCTGTGGATGGAGACAGTTACAAAGGGAATTACACCACAGATGAACAGGGACAATCCTGGTTTTCCATAGACACTACCACCTTCACACAAGCCTCCCTGGAAATCCGA GCTGATCATAAACCTGAACTGAACTGTTATGACAGCGACTGGATCACACCTTCATATGAGCATGCCATGCGTAGAATAAATCGATTTTACTCCCCTAGTAAAAGCTTCCTCAAAATTGAGCCAAAGCCTGAGACATTAAGTTGTGGCTCACCCACGGAGATCCAGGTGCACTATATCTTCACACCAGAGGCCATAggagagcagaagaaaattgcCATTTACTATTTG GTGATGGCCAAGGGAGACATCATGTTAGCAAACACCCACAATCTGACTGTGAATCCTGGAGAAG cTTACGGAACATTCCAGTTGACCTTCCCTGTTGAGGCAGCAATTGCTCCCCTGGCACGGATGCTTGTGTATACCATTTCACCCAGTGGGGAAGTCATCGCCAGTTCAGCAGATTTCCAGACTGAAAGCTGCCTCCCCAATAAA GTCAAATTGAGTTTTGTACCCAAGGAAGGTCTTCCTGCCTCCAACACACGCCTGCAACTCCATGCCTCACCAAGGTCCCTGTGTGCCCTTCGTGCTGTGGATAAGAGTGTTCTCCTTATGAAGCCTGAAGATGAGCTCTCTCCCAGTTCT GTGTACGATCTTCTCCCACTGAAGGAAATCCGAGGTTATAGCTTCAAGGACCACTACTTGGAAGAAGACAACGTAAACCCTTGTGTGTCGCTTGACAATCTATTATTAAATGGATTTGTCTACATACCTATTTCTCCTGACGGTGAAGGTGATGCCTATGACATTCTGAAA GAATTGGGCTTAAAAGTCTTCACTAGCAGCAAGATCCATAAGCCTGAAATCTGCCAGCATTACCCAGGACACATGATGGAAAGGAGTTACA TCACTGCATGGAATCTGCTTGAAGATGTGGACTATGAAATAACGGACCACATTGTTGCTGGCAATCCTGTGGAGACGGTCCGGAAGTACTTCCCTGAGACATGGATCTGGGACATAGTTTCAGTGAA CTCTGAGGGAAATGCTGATCTAGATGTGACCATCCCTGACACCATCACCGAGTGGAAAGCCAATGCATTCTGCACTTCGGCAGCCACAGGCTTTGGCTTGTCCCCAACAGTGTCCCTCAgagccttccagcccttctttgTAGAGCTCACCATGCCCTACTCTGTAGTGCGTGGTGAGTCCTTCACACTGAAAGCCACCGTATTCAACTACCTGTCCGCCTGCATCAGG GTCACCGTGTCTCTGGCTGAATCTACTCATTTCCTGGCCACACCAGTAGAGAAGCAGGAAGAATCCTACTGTGTCTGCATGAATGGAAGGAAAACCGTGGCTTGGGCAGTAACACCAAGATCTCTAG GGCAGGTGGAGTTATCGGTGAGCACTGAGGCGCTGCAGAACCAGCAGCCCTGCGGGAACGCTGTGGTGGAGACCCCTGAGAAAGGGCGGAAGGACACGGTCATCAGacagctgctggtggag CCGGAAGGGATTGAGATGGAAACTACCTACAACTCTGTGCTCTGTGCATCTG AAAAGTCAATATCAGAGCCAGTCTCCCTGGTTCTCCCAGAGACTGTGGTTGATGGCTCAGCCAGAGCATATTTCTCAGTACTAG GTGACATCATGGGCACTGCCATGCAGAAcctgcaccagctcctgcagatgCCGTTTGGCTGTGGGGAGCAGAACATGGTCCTGTTTGCACCCAACATCTACGTCCTGGACTACCTGAACAAGACAGGGCAGCTGAGTGAGGAGGTCAAATCCAAGGCCATTGGATACTTAGTGAGCG GGTATCAAAGGCAATTGAAGTACAAACACTGGGATGGTTCTTATAGCACCTTTGGGCCCCGTTATGGGCAAGTTGGAAATACCTG GCTCACGGCCTTTGTACTCAAGTCCTTTGCCCAGGCCCGGCCTCACATCTTCATAGATGAGAAGCACATCCAGGATGCTTTGGTCTGGCTCAcccaaaagcagaaagagaacgGCTGTTTCCGCAGTTCTGGGACACTCTTGAACAATGCCATGAAG GGTGGAGTGAATGATGAAATCACGCTGACAGCCTACATCATTATTGCATTGCTGGAGATTCCTCTGCCTGTAACT CACTCAGTGGTGCGTAATGCTCTCTTCTGcctggaaacagcagcagatgagaaagaaaaccacgTGTACACCAAGGCTCTGATGGCATATGCCTTCTCCCTGGCAGGCAAGGAGGACAAGCGGAAGGCATTGCTTGGCTCACTTGAAAAGGAAGCTGTGAAAAAGG ATGGGTCTGTTCATTGGCAGCGGCCTGGGAAAGAGCCAGAGGTTGATCTCCCGTACTATCGCCACCGAGCTCCCTCTGCCGAAGTGGAGATGACAGCCTACGTGCTGCTTGCTCACCTCACCACGCAGCCAGCACCTTCCCAGGAGGAGCTGTCATTCGCATCTCTCATTGCAAAGTGGATCAGCGGTCAACAGAACCCCAACGGAGGCTTCTCCTCCACCCAG GACACAGTGGTGGCTCTCCAAGCCTTGTCCCTGTACGGAGCTGTCACCTATGCCAAGAGCGGAGCGGCCTCCAAAGTGACCCTGCGATCTGGAGGGGACTTTCAACAGGACTTCCAAGTGGATCCCACAAACCGGCTGCTGCTCCAGCGtgtgcccctgccccaggtgCCAGGGGAGTACAGCACGGAGGTGTCTGGCGAAGGATGCGTCTACCTGCAG ACAAGCCTGAGGTACAATGTGCAGCCCACGCAGGAGGATGCACCCTTCATGCTTCATGTGTACACAAGCCCAGAGACATGTGCGGACTCCAAAGCTCACAAGGTCTTTGACATAGGCATAAATGTCAG TTACACCGGGGAGCGCAATGGCTCCAACATGGTGATTGTTGATGTGAAGATGCTGTCAGGATTCATCCCTGTGAAGTCTTCCGTGAGGAAG CTGGAAAGCCACCGCGTTATTGAACGCACAGAGCTGAGTACCAACCATGTCCTTGTATATCTGGAAAAG ctgggcaGCGAGACCCTCAGCTTCTCCTTCGCGGTGGAGCGGGACATCCCCGTGCAGGGCCTGAAGCCAGCTCAGGTGAAGGTCTATGACTACTATGAGACAG ACGAATTTGCCACACAGGAGTACAGCGCTCCCTGCGCCACAG AGGAAGTAGACCAGGACAATGCATGA
- the LOC121089683 gene encoding alpha-2-macroglobulin-like isoform X2 encodes MGPGPQPLSPPAPGLFAESSYKEADGAESGGELQGAGKQQHRTRLGVCLTRHNLLCTMRKDSPHSKPNIFLLLLFLLPGNTSPTTEPQYMVLLPFLIHTDSPEKVCVQLTHLNESVTLSATLEYQGENRSLIDDVVSEQDVFTCIPFSLPKFNSSTSVAFLTVMVKGATLQFRSRKSVLVKDSESLVFVQTDKPIYKPGQTVLFRIVSLDKDFYPLNEKFPFVYVQDPQRNRVYQWQGVELETGLKQLSFPLTSDPIQGSYKIVVQKSFSSHVEHSFSVEEYVLPKYEVLVKLPKMITIKDKELSVSVCGLYTYGKPVPGLVNVQVCRKFSHSASNCYGKEAEAVCEEFTRQADAHGCVSAVVRTKIFQLQRRGYEMNIEVQGKITEDGTGIEMTGTGLCEITSIMSKISFDLLDSQYRPGIPLFGRVKLVDGTDVPIANETIMISVDGDSYKGNYTTDEQGQSWFSIDTTTFTQASLEIRADHKPELNCYDSDWITPSYEHAMRRINRFYSPSKSFLKIEPKPETLSCGSPTEIQVHYIFTPEAIGEQKKIAIYYLVMAKGDIMLANTHNLTVNPGEAYGTFQLTFPVEAAIAPLARMLVYTISPSGEVIASSADFQTESCLPNKVKLSFVPKEGLPASNTRLQLHASPRSLCALRAVDKSVLLMKPEDELSPSSVYDLLPLKEIRGYSFKDHYLEEDNVNPCVSLDNLLLNGFVYIPISPDGEGDAYDILKELGLKVFTSSKIHKPEICQHYPGHMMERSYSVTAWNLLEDVDYEITDHIVAGNPVETVRKYFPETWIWDIVSVNSEGNADLDVTIPDTITEWKANAFCTSAATGFGLSPTVSLRAFQPFFVELTMPYSVVRGESFTLKATVFNYLSACIRVTVSLAESTHFLATPVEKQEESYCVCMNGRKTVAWAVTPRSLGQVELSVSTEALQNQQPCGNAVVETPEKGRKDTVIRQLLVEPEGIEMETTYNSVLCASEKSISEPVSLVLPETVVDGSARAYFSVLGDIMGTAMQNLHQLLQMPFGCGEQNMVLFAPNIYVLDYLNKTGQLSEEVKSKAIGYLVSGYQRQLKYKHWDGSYSTFGPRYGQVGNTWLTAFVLKSFAQARPHIFIDEKHIQDALVWLTQKQKENGCFRSSGTLLNNAMKGGVNDEITLTAYIIIALLEIPLPVTHSVVRNALFCLETAADEKENHVYTKALMAYAFSLAGKEDKRKALLGSLEKEAVKKDGSVHWQRPGKEPEVDLPYYRHRAPSAEVEMTAYVLLAHLTTQPAPSQEELSFASLIAKWISGQQNPNGGFSSTQDTVVALQALSLYGAVTYAKSGAASKVTLRSGGDFQQDFQVDPTNRLLLQRVPLPQVPGEYSTEVSGEGCVYLQTSLRYNVQPTQEDAPFMLHVYTSPETCADSKAHKVFDIGINVSYTGERNGSNMVIVDVKMLSGFIPVKSSVRKLESHRVIERTELSTNHVLVYLEKLGSETLSFSFAVERDIPVQGLKPAQVKVYDYYETDEFATQEYSAPCATEEVDQDNA; translated from the exons GCAGTATATGGTGCTACTGCCCTTTCTGATACACACTGATTCTCCTGAGAAAGTCTGTGTTCAGCTGACCCACCTGAACGAGTCCGTGACGCTGAGTGCCACACTCGAGTATCAAGGGGAAAACAGGAGCTTGATTGATGATGTGGTGTCAGAGCAGGATGTGTTCACCTGCATCCCTTTCTCT CTTCCGAAGTTCAATAGCAGCACATCAGTGGCATTTCTCACTGTGATGGTGAAGGGGGCGACACTGCAGTTCAGGAGCCGCAAGTCGGTGCTGGTCAAGGATTCTGAGAGCTTGGTCTTCGTCCAGACAGACAAACCCATCTACAAGCCTGGACAGACAG TTCTGTTTCGGATCGTCTCTCTGGACAAAGATTTCTACCCGCTGAATGAGAAG ttTCCATTTGTCTATGTTCAG GATCCCCAGAGGAACCGTGTGTACCAGTGGCAAGGGGTGGAACTAGAGACTGGCCTTAAACAGCTCTCTTTCCCCCTCACCTCGGACCCCATCCAAGGCTCCTACAAAATAGTTGTGCAGAAAAGCTTCTCATCCCATGTGGAGCACTCCTTCAGTGTGGAGGAATACG TGCTGCCCAAGTACGAGGTCCTGGTGAAGCTGCCCAAGATGATCACTATTAAGGACAAGGAGCTTTCAGTGTCTGTCTGTGGTCT GTACACCTATGGGAAGCCTGTTCCTGGTTTGGTGAATGTGCAAGTGTGCCGGAAATTTTCCCATTCTGCTTCAAATTGTTatggaaaagaagcagaagctgtGTGTGAAGAATTCACTAGGCAG GCAGATGCTCATGGGTGTGTTTCTGCTGTAGTAAGGACCAAGATATTTCAGCTCCAGCGCAGGGGATATGAGATGAACATCGAGGTACAAGGCAAGATCACAGAAGATGGCACAG GAATAGAGATGACTGGAACAGGCCTCTGTGAAATCACATCCATCATGAGCAAAATCAGCTTTGACTTGCTGGACTCTCAGTACAGACCAGGAATCCCACTCTTTGGGAGG GTGAAGCTGGTAGATGGCACTGATGTTCCAATTGCCAATGAAACCATCATGATTTCTGTGGATGGAGACAGTTACAAAGGGAATTACACCACAGATGAACAGGGACAATCCTGGTTTTCCATAGACACTACCACCTTCACACAAGCCTCCCTGGAAATCCGA GCTGATCATAAACCTGAACTGAACTGTTATGACAGCGACTGGATCACACCTTCATATGAGCATGCCATGCGTAGAATAAATCGATTTTACTCCCCTAGTAAAAGCTTCCTCAAAATTGAGCCAAAGCCTGAGACATTAAGTTGTGGCTCACCCACGGAGATCCAGGTGCACTATATCTTCACACCAGAGGCCATAggagagcagaagaaaattgcCATTTACTATTTG GTGATGGCCAAGGGAGACATCATGTTAGCAAACACCCACAATCTGACTGTGAATCCTGGAGAAG cTTACGGAACATTCCAGTTGACCTTCCCTGTTGAGGCAGCAATTGCTCCCCTGGCACGGATGCTTGTGTATACCATTTCACCCAGTGGGGAAGTCATCGCCAGTTCAGCAGATTTCCAGACTGAAAGCTGCCTCCCCAATAAA GTCAAATTGAGTTTTGTACCCAAGGAAGGTCTTCCTGCCTCCAACACACGCCTGCAACTCCATGCCTCACCAAGGTCCCTGTGTGCCCTTCGTGCTGTGGATAAGAGTGTTCTCCTTATGAAGCCTGAAGATGAGCTCTCTCCCAGTTCT GTGTACGATCTTCTCCCACTGAAGGAAATCCGAGGTTATAGCTTCAAGGACCACTACTTGGAAGAAGACAACGTAAACCCTTGTGTGTCGCTTGACAATCTATTATTAAATGGATTTGTCTACATACCTATTTCTCCTGACGGTGAAGGTGATGCCTATGACATTCTGAAA GAATTGGGCTTAAAAGTCTTCACTAGCAGCAAGATCCATAAGCCTGAAATCTGCCAGCATTACCCAGGACACATGATGGAAAGGAGTTACAGTG TCACTGCATGGAATCTGCTTGAAGATGTGGACTATGAAATAACGGACCACATTGTTGCTGGCAATCCTGTGGAGACGGTCCGGAAGTACTTCCCTGAGACATGGATCTGGGACATAGTTTCAGTGAA CTCTGAGGGAAATGCTGATCTAGATGTGACCATCCCTGACACCATCACCGAGTGGAAAGCCAATGCATTCTGCACTTCGGCAGCCACAGGCTTTGGCTTGTCCCCAACAGTGTCCCTCAgagccttccagcccttctttgTAGAGCTCACCATGCCCTACTCTGTAGTGCGTGGTGAGTCCTTCACACTGAAAGCCACCGTATTCAACTACCTGTCCGCCTGCATCAGG GTCACCGTGTCTCTGGCTGAATCTACTCATTTCCTGGCCACACCAGTAGAGAAGCAGGAAGAATCCTACTGTGTCTGCATGAATGGAAGGAAAACCGTGGCTTGGGCAGTAACACCAAGATCTCTAG GGCAGGTGGAGTTATCGGTGAGCACTGAGGCGCTGCAGAACCAGCAGCCCTGCGGGAACGCTGTGGTGGAGACCCCTGAGAAAGGGCGGAAGGACACGGTCATCAGacagctgctggtggag CCGGAAGGGATTGAGATGGAAACTACCTACAACTCTGTGCTCTGTGCATCTG AAAAGTCAATATCAGAGCCAGTCTCCCTGGTTCTCCCAGAGACTGTGGTTGATGGCTCAGCCAGAGCATATTTCTCAGTACTAG GTGACATCATGGGCACTGCCATGCAGAAcctgcaccagctcctgcagatgCCGTTTGGCTGTGGGGAGCAGAACATGGTCCTGTTTGCACCCAACATCTACGTCCTGGACTACCTGAACAAGACAGGGCAGCTGAGTGAGGAGGTCAAATCCAAGGCCATTGGATACTTAGTGAGCG GGTATCAAAGGCAATTGAAGTACAAACACTGGGATGGTTCTTATAGCACCTTTGGGCCCCGTTATGGGCAAGTTGGAAATACCTG GCTCACGGCCTTTGTACTCAAGTCCTTTGCCCAGGCCCGGCCTCACATCTTCATAGATGAGAAGCACATCCAGGATGCTTTGGTCTGGCTCAcccaaaagcagaaagagaacgGCTGTTTCCGCAGTTCTGGGACACTCTTGAACAATGCCATGAAG GGTGGAGTGAATGATGAAATCACGCTGACAGCCTACATCATTATTGCATTGCTGGAGATTCCTCTGCCTGTAACT CACTCAGTGGTGCGTAATGCTCTCTTCTGcctggaaacagcagcagatgagaaagaaaaccacgTGTACACCAAGGCTCTGATGGCATATGCCTTCTCCCTGGCAGGCAAGGAGGACAAGCGGAAGGCATTGCTTGGCTCACTTGAAAAGGAAGCTGTGAAAAAGG ATGGGTCTGTTCATTGGCAGCGGCCTGGGAAAGAGCCAGAGGTTGATCTCCCGTACTATCGCCACCGAGCTCCCTCTGCCGAAGTGGAGATGACAGCCTACGTGCTGCTTGCTCACCTCACCACGCAGCCAGCACCTTCCCAGGAGGAGCTGTCATTCGCATCTCTCATTGCAAAGTGGATCAGCGGTCAACAGAACCCCAACGGAGGCTTCTCCTCCACCCAG GACACAGTGGTGGCTCTCCAAGCCTTGTCCCTGTACGGAGCTGTCACCTATGCCAAGAGCGGAGCGGCCTCCAAAGTGACCCTGCGATCTGGAGGGGACTTTCAACAGGACTTCCAAGTGGATCCCACAAACCGGCTGCTGCTCCAGCGtgtgcccctgccccaggtgCCAGGGGAGTACAGCACGGAGGTGTCTGGCGAAGGATGCGTCTACCTGCAG ACAAGCCTGAGGTACAATGTGCAGCCCACGCAGGAGGATGCACCCTTCATGCTTCATGTGTACACAAGCCCAGAGACATGTGCGGACTCCAAAGCTCACAAGGTCTTTGACATAGGCATAAATGTCAG TTACACCGGGGAGCGCAATGGCTCCAACATGGTGATTGTTGATGTGAAGATGCTGTCAGGATTCATCCCTGTGAAGTCTTCCGTGAGGAAG CTGGAAAGCCACCGCGTTATTGAACGCACAGAGCTGAGTACCAACCATGTCCTTGTATATCTGGAAAAG ctgggcaGCGAGACCCTCAGCTTCTCCTTCGCGGTGGAGCGGGACATCCCCGTGCAGGGCCTGAAGCCAGCTCAGGTGAAGGTCTATGACTACTATGAGACAG ACGAATTTGCCACACAGGAGTACAGCGCTCCCTGCGCCACAG AGGAAGTAGACCAGGACAATGCATGA